The proteins below are encoded in one region of Pseudomonas sp. SCB32:
- a CDS encoding low molecular weight protein tyrosine phosphatase family protein, with the protein MRRALFICSRNCLRSPTAETVFASWPEVETDSAGLAPDADVPLSAEQLDWVDLVFVMERRQRQALLRRFPLAMRGKRLVCLDIPDDFAYLQPELVLLLERKAGPFLWQEGV; encoded by the coding sequence GTGCGCCGCGCTTTGTTCATCTGCAGCCGCAATTGCTTGCGCAGCCCCACCGCTGAAACCGTCTTCGCCAGCTGGCCGGAGGTCGAGACCGACTCCGCCGGGCTGGCGCCGGACGCGGACGTTCCGCTGAGCGCCGAGCAACTGGACTGGGTCGACCTGGTATTCGTCATGGAGCGCCGGCAGCGCCAGGCGCTGCTGCGCCGCTTCCCCCTGGCAATGCGCGGCAAGCGGCTGGTGTGCCTGGATATCCCCGATGACTTTGCCTACCTGCAGCCGGAGCTGGTGCTCCTGCTGGAGCGCAAGGCTGGTCCCTTCCTGTGGCAGGAGGGGGTATGA
- a CDS encoding PA2779 family protein, with translation MLVLAQLGVVAEVPLAQASMVATGEVLQAQQQQVDREQLLKMLDDQGVQKKLQSMGVERSKVEQRIKSLSNEELAQFNQQLNQAPAGGFIEIIILFLLIFVITDMLCITHIFTFVRCQR, from the coding sequence ATGCTGGTGCTGGCGCAGTTGGGCGTGGTGGCGGAGGTCCCGCTGGCACAGGCGAGCATGGTGGCGACTGGTGAGGTGCTGCAGGCGCAGCAACAACAGGTCGACCGCGAGCAACTGCTGAAGATGCTCGATGACCAGGGCGTGCAGAAGAAGTTGCAGTCCATGGGCGTTGAACGCAGCAAGGTCGAGCAACGCATCAAGAGTCTGTCCAACGAGGAACTGGCACAGTTCAATCAGCAGCTGAACCAGGCGCCAGCCGGTGGTTTCATCGAGATCATCATCCTGTTCCTGCTGATCTTCGTCATCACTGACATGCTCTGCATCACCCACATCTTCACCTTCGTCAGGTGCCAACGTTGA
- a CDS encoding PA2778 family cysteine peptidase: MVLGGCAQAPKLPSSVEVLPERVELSDVQFFPQQEFQCGPAALATMLNQRGVRVTPRQLKDRVFLPQRQGSLQVELVAAAREKGMLVYPLQPRLEDVLSEVAAGNPVLILQNQGLDWLPVWHFAVVVGFDRQRHELILRSGITERLVIDFTAFDVTWARSKRWAVLTLPPDRLPATAQPTAWLRAAHDLEETGQPALAKQAYRKATQAWPQDALGWFALANAQYAGGHLGEAESSLRHSVGARPDFAAGWFNLGNVLGERGCSKQAREASSCAARLAPADSRFSVAPGGTANPSARCESLPACPGG; encoded by the coding sequence ATGGTGCTCGGCGGCTGCGCGCAGGCGCCGAAGTTGCCGTCCAGCGTGGAGGTGCTGCCCGAGCGTGTGGAACTGAGCGATGTGCAGTTCTTCCCGCAGCAGGAATTCCAGTGCGGCCCCGCCGCGCTGGCGACCATGCTCAACCAGCGCGGCGTGCGGGTTACGCCGCGGCAACTGAAGGATCGTGTGTTCCTTCCGCAACGACAGGGCAGCTTGCAGGTTGAGCTGGTCGCGGCGGCGCGGGAGAAGGGCATGCTGGTCTATCCGTTGCAGCCTCGCCTGGAGGATGTGCTGAGCGAGGTGGCTGCGGGCAATCCGGTGCTGATTCTGCAGAACCAGGGGTTGGACTGGCTGCCGGTGTGGCATTTTGCGGTGGTGGTCGGCTTCGATCGGCAGCGCCATGAACTGATCCTGCGTTCGGGGATTACCGAGCGGTTGGTGATCGACTTCACCGCCTTCGATGTCACCTGGGCTCGCAGCAAGCGTTGGGCGGTACTGACCTTGCCGCCGGATCGTCTGCCGGCCACGGCGCAACCCACCGCCTGGCTGCGTGCCGCCCATGATCTGGAGGAAACCGGTCAGCCAGCCCTGGCAAAGCAGGCGTATCGCAAGGCAACACAGGCCTGGCCGCAGGATGCGCTGGGCTGGTTCGCCCTGGCGAACGCGCAATACGCCGGTGGTCACCTGGGCGAGGCGGAGTCGTCCTTGCGGCATAGCGTGGGTGCACGCCCCGATTTCGCCGCGGGCTGGTTCAACCTGGGCAATGTGCTGGGCGAGCGGGGTTGCTCGAAGCAGGCGCGCGAGGCGAGCAGTTGTGCGGCTCGGTTGGCGCCGGCGGACTCGCGCTTTTCGGTGGCGCCCGGTGGAACTGCAAATCCCTCGGCGCGCTGTGAATCGCTGCCGGCTTGTCCGGGCGGCTGA
- a CDS encoding FAD-binding oxidoreductase, with protein sequence MPHTSYPSSYYAASANPVPARPELQGEVETDVCVIGAGYTGLSTALFLLENGFKVTVLEAAKVGFGASGRNGGQIVNSYSRDIDVIERSVGAKQAKLLGDMAFEGGRIIRDRIAKYNIQCDLKDGGVFAALSTKQMGHLESQKKLWERFGHTQLELMDAKRIREVVGTDSYVGGMLDMSGGHIHPLNLALGEAAAVESLGGVIHEQSPAVKIDRGANPVVHTPKGRVKAKFIVVAGNAYLGGLVPELASKSMPCGTQVITTEPLSADLAKSLLPTDYCVEDCNYLLDYYRLTGDNRLIFGGGVVYGARDPSNIEAIIRPKMLKVFPQLKNVKIDFAWTGNFLLTLSRLPQVGRIGDNIYYSQGCSGHGVTYTHLAGKLLAEVLRGQAERFDAFATLPHYPFPGGRMFQVPFSAIGAWYYTMRDKLGV encoded by the coding sequence ATGCCGCACACCTCCTACCCCTCTTCCTATTACGCAGCCTCGGCCAACCCGGTCCCGGCCCGTCCTGAACTGCAGGGCGAGGTGGAAACCGATGTCTGCGTGATTGGCGCAGGCTACACCGGCCTGTCTACCGCCCTGTTCCTGCTGGAAAACGGTTTCAAGGTCACCGTGCTGGAAGCCGCCAAGGTCGGTTTCGGCGCGTCGGGCCGTAACGGCGGCCAGATCGTCAACAGCTATAGCCGTGACATCGACGTCATCGAGCGCAGTGTCGGCGCCAAGCAGGCGAAACTGCTGGGCGACATGGCCTTCGAAGGCGGCCGCATCATTCGCGACCGTATCGCCAAGTACAACATCCAGTGCGACCTGAAGGACGGCGGCGTGTTCGCGGCCCTCAGCACCAAGCAGATGGGCCACCTGGAGTCCCAGAAGAAGCTGTGGGAGCGCTTCGGCCACACCCAGCTGGAACTGATGGACGCCAAGCGCATCCGCGAAGTCGTCGGCACCGACAGCTATGTCGGCGGCATGCTCGACATGAGCGGCGGCCACATCCATCCGCTGAACCTCGCCCTGGGCGAAGCCGCAGCCGTTGAGTCGCTGGGCGGCGTGATCCACGAGCAGTCCCCTGCCGTGAAGATCGACCGTGGCGCCAACCCGGTCGTGCACACCCCGAAAGGCCGCGTGAAGGCCAAGTTCATCGTGGTTGCCGGTAACGCCTACCTCGGCGGCCTGGTACCGGAGCTGGCTTCCAAGTCCATGCCGTGCGGCACCCAGGTAATTACCACCGAGCCGCTGAGCGCCGACCTGGCCAAGTCCCTGCTGCCGACCGACTACTGCGTCGAGGACTGCAACTACCTGCTCGACTACTACCGCCTGACCGGCGACAACCGTCTGATCTTCGGTGGCGGCGTGGTCTACGGTGCGCGCGACCCGTCGAACATCGAGGCGATCATTCGTCCGAAGATGCTCAAGGTGTTCCCGCAACTGAAGAACGTGAAGATCGACTTCGCCTGGACCGGCAACTTCCTGCTGACCCTCTCGCGTCTGCCGCAGGTTGGCCGTATCGGCGACAACATCTACTACTCCCAGGGCTGCTCCGGCCACGGCGTGACCTATACCCACCTGGCAGGCAAGCTGCTGGCCGAAGTCCTGCGTGGCCAGGCCGAGCGTTTCGACGCCTTCGCTACCCTGCCGCACTACCCCTTCCCGGGCGGCCGCATGTTCCAGGTTCCGTTCTCCGCGATCGGTGCCTGGTACTACACCATGCGCGACAAGCTGGGCGTGTAA
- a CDS encoding DUF4946 domain-containing protein, protein MSALRSWVLLGALLASGPALAEMQVIWPSGWNVSRSPEPAAVDAPLIRQRGVRLAEDGSQELVMEITRSRLGAGTSINVENVIVEMRKALQKDFLRQGLQAACSKPQAVKLGDLDGLEVRCGISRNGTEVLKQALQVALGDGVAYSLTYAVPAERYAALADEIESVKAGISLH, encoded by the coding sequence ATGAGCGCTCTACGATCCTGGGTGTTGCTCGGTGCGCTGCTGGCGTCGGGGCCTGCGTTGGCGGAAATGCAGGTGATCTGGCCAAGCGGTTGGAATGTCTCGCGCTCGCCGGAGCCGGCGGCGGTCGATGCTCCACTGATTCGCCAGCGCGGTGTGCGCCTTGCGGAGGATGGCTCCCAGGAGCTGGTCATGGAGATTACGCGCAGCCGTTTGGGGGCTGGCACCTCTATTAATGTGGAGAACGTCATCGTCGAGATGCGCAAGGCGCTGCAGAAGGACTTCCTCCGGCAGGGCCTTCAGGCGGCCTGCAGCAAGCCGCAGGCGGTGAAGCTGGGTGACCTGGATGGGTTGGAGGTGCGTTGCGGCATCAGTCGGAATGGCACTGAGGTGCTGAAGCAGGCCTTGCAGGTGGCCCTGGGTGACGGTGTGGCTTATTCGTTGACGTATGCTGTGCCGGCGGAGCGCTATGCGGCGCTTGCGGATGAAATCGAGTCGGTGAAGGCGGGGATCAGTCTGCACTGA
- a CDS encoding histone-like nucleoid-structuring protein, MvaT/MvaU family produces the protein MSKLAEFREAERQLKEQLALLEKLKNDSSLKKELEFKDQLQALMDQYGMNLRNVINILDPQTTGEPAPIQHRRSRQLKTYKNPNSGEVIETKGGNHKTLKAWKQQYGAETVESWLQK, from the coding sequence ATGTCCAAACTTGCGGAATTCCGCGAAGCCGAACGCCAGCTTAAAGAACAACTCGCCCTGCTGGAAAAACTCAAGAATGACAGCAGCCTGAAAAAGGAACTGGAGTTCAAGGACCAACTGCAAGCGCTGATGGACCAGTACGGCATGAACCTGCGGAATGTCATCAACATTCTTGACCCGCAGACCACTGGCGAACCGGCGCCGATCCAGCATCGCCGCAGCCGCCAACTGAAGACCTACAAGAACCCGAATTCCGGTGAAGTCATCGAGACCAAGGGTGGCAATCACAAGACCCTGAAAGCCTGGAAGCAACAGTACGGCGCCGAAACCGTCGAATCCTGGCTGCAGAAGTAA
- a CDS encoding alpha/beta fold hydrolase, with protein MNSEIVRYRVNDYELTCQVAGQGVPLVLVHGSLCDYRYWQGQFAALSARYHVVAPSLRHYFPEQWDGEGAGFTTEQHVSDLLALLDQLPGPAHLLGHSRGGGLCLRVALAAPQKLRSLALADPGGDFTEDVFRMAGLVSPISPVERNQFRQQALIMIRAGRIGEGLQLFVDTVSGAGVWERSSGQFREMATANAMTLVGQVADHSPPISNAQLEQLQLPVLLIGGAKSPEPFPRIIQALQSALVDVRTSMIPGASHGMNVIRPASFNRAVLEFVDQY; from the coding sequence ATGAATAGTGAGATTGTGCGGTATCGGGTCAATGATTATGAGCTCACGTGCCAGGTGGCAGGGCAGGGCGTGCCGCTTGTGCTGGTTCATGGATCACTCTGCGACTACCGCTATTGGCAGGGGCAGTTCGCCGCGTTGTCGGCTCGCTATCACGTGGTGGCGCCCAGTCTGCGCCATTATTTCCCTGAACAGTGGGATGGCGAGGGCGCGGGGTTCACGACCGAGCAGCATGTGAGTGATCTGCTTGCTTTGCTGGATCAATTGCCTGGTCCTGCGCATCTGCTCGGGCATTCGCGCGGTGGCGGTCTCTGTCTGAGAGTGGCGCTGGCGGCGCCGCAGAAGTTGCGTTCCCTGGCGCTGGCCGATCCTGGTGGGGACTTTACGGAAGATGTATTCCGTATGGCGGGCCTGGTGTCGCCAATATCCCCGGTTGAGCGCAATCAGTTTCGCCAGCAGGCGCTGATCATGATTCGCGCGGGGCGTATTGGCGAGGGATTGCAACTCTTTGTCGATACCGTGAGTGGCGCGGGTGTATGGGAGCGCTCTTCCGGGCAATTCCGCGAGATGGCCACGGCTAATGCCATGACTCTGGTGGGGCAGGTGGCGGATCATTCGCCGCCGATTTCCAATGCTCAACTTGAACAACTGCAATTGCCTGTTCTGTTGATCGGAGGGGCGAAGAGTCCGGAGCCATTCCCGCGCATTATCCAGGCGCTGCAATCGGCGCTGGTCGATGTCCGTACTTCGATGATTCCTGGCGCCTCCCATGGTATGAATGTGATTCGTCCGGCCTCCTTCAATCGCGCCGTGCTGGAATTTGTCGACCAATACTGA
- the thrS gene encoding threonine--tRNA ligase translates to MPIITLPDGSQRSFDHPVSVTEVAQSIGAGLAKATLAGKVNGRLVDACDIIDSDATLQIITPKDEDGLEIIRHSCAHLVGHAVKQLYPTARMVIGPVIDEGFYYDIAFERPFTPEDMAAIEKRMAELIDKDYDVIKKMTPRAEVIETFKARGEEYKLRLIDDMPDEKAMGLYFHEEYVDMCRGPHVPNTRFLKAFKLTKISGAYWRGDSKNEQLQRVYGTAWADKKQLAAYIQRIEEAEKRDHRRIGKQLDLFHLQEEAPGMVFWHPNGWTVYQVLEQYMRKVQRDHGYVEVRTPQVVDRILWERSGHWTNYAENMFTTASESRDFAVKPMNCPCHVQIFNQGLKSYRDLPLRLAEFGACHRNEPSGALHGIMRVRGFTQDDAHIFCTEEQVKKEAADFIKLTLQVYSDFGFSDVSMKLSTRPAKRVGSEELWDRAESALADALNESGLEWEYQPGEGAFYGPKIEFTLKDCLGRNWQCGTLQYDPNLPERLDASYIAEDNSRTRPVMLHRAILGSFERFIGMLIEHYAGLFPAWLAPTQAVVMNITDKQGEWAEEVVRQLEQSGFRAKSDLRNEKIGFKIREHTLLKVPYLLVIGDREVESQAVAVRTREGADLGSMPVAQFAELLAQAVSRRGRQDSE, encoded by the coding sequence ATGCCCATCATTACTCTTCCCGACGGTAGTCAGCGTTCCTTCGATCATCCGGTCAGCGTGACCGAGGTGGCGCAATCCATTGGCGCAGGCCTGGCGAAAGCCACCCTGGCCGGCAAGGTCAACGGCCGTCTGGTCGATGCCTGCGACATCATCGACAGCGACGCGACCCTGCAGATCATTACCCCGAAGGACGAGGACGGGCTGGAAATCATCCGCCACTCCTGCGCTCACCTGGTGGGCCATGCGGTCAAGCAGCTGTATCCGACCGCCCGGATGGTCATCGGTCCGGTGATCGATGAAGGCTTCTATTACGACATCGCCTTCGAGCGCCCCTTCACTCCTGAAGACATGGCTGCCATCGAAAAGCGCATGGCCGAGCTGATCGACAAGGACTACGACGTCATCAAGAAGATGACCCCGCGTGCCGAAGTCATCGAGACCTTCAAGGCTCGTGGTGAGGAGTACAAGCTGCGCCTCATCGACGACATGCCGGATGAGAAGGCCATGGGCCTGTACTTCCACGAGGAGTACGTGGACATGTGCCGCGGCCCGCACGTGCCGAACACTCGCTTCCTGAAAGCCTTCAAGCTGACCAAGATTTCCGGCGCCTACTGGCGTGGCGACTCGAAGAACGAGCAGCTGCAGCGCGTCTACGGCACCGCTTGGGCAGACAAGAAGCAGCTGGCTGCCTACATCCAGCGCATCGAAGAAGCCGAAAAGCGCGACCACCGTCGTATCGGCAAGCAGCTCGACCTCTTCCACCTCCAGGAAGAAGCGCCGGGCATGGTCTTCTGGCACCCGAACGGCTGGACCGTCTATCAGGTGCTCGAGCAGTACATGCGCAAGGTGCAGCGTGACCACGGCTACGTGGAAGTGCGCACCCCGCAGGTCGTCGATCGCATCCTCTGGGAGCGTTCGGGCCACTGGACCAACTACGCCGAAAATATGTTCACCACGGCGTCGGAAAGCCGCGACTTCGCGGTCAAGCCGATGAACTGCCCGTGCCACGTGCAGATCTTCAACCAGGGCCTGAAGTCCTACCGCGACCTGCCGCTGCGTCTCGCCGAATTCGGCGCCTGCCACCGCAACGAGCCGTCCGGCGCGCTGCACGGCATCATGCGTGTGCGTGGCTTCACCCAGGACGACGCCCACATCTTCTGCACCGAAGAACAGGTGAAGAAGGAGGCGGCCGACTTCATCAAGCTGACCCTGCAGGTCTATTCGGACTTCGGTTTCAGCGACGTTTCCATGAAGCTGTCCACTCGTCCGGCCAAGCGTGTCGGTTCCGAAGAGCTGTGGGATCGCGCCGAAAGTGCGCTGGCCGACGCCCTGAACGAATCCGGTCTGGAGTGGGAATACCAGCCGGGCGAGGGTGCCTTCTACGGTCCGAAGATCGAGTTCACCCTGAAGGACTGCCTCGGTCGTAACTGGCAGTGCGGCACCCTGCAGTACGATCCGAACCTGCCGGAACGCCTGGATGCCAGCTATATCGCCGAAGATAACAGCCGTACCCGTCCGGTCATGCTGCACCGCGCGATCCTCGGCTCCTTCGAGCGCTTCATCGGCATGCTCATCGAGCACTACGCCGGCCTGTTCCCGGCCTGGCTCGCACCGACTCAGGCTGTGGTGATGAATATCACTGACAAGCAGGGCGAATGGGCTGAAGAAGTGGTGCGTCAGCTCGAGCAAAGCGGATTCCGTGCCAAGTCCGACTTGAGAAACGAGAAAATTGGCTTTAAAATCCGCGAGCATACTTTGCTCAAGGTTCCCTATCTGTTGGTCATCGGTGATAGGGAAGTTGAATCGCAGGCCGTCGCCGTACGTACGCGCGAAGGGGCAGACCTCGGCTCGATGCCGGTCGCCCAGTTCGCTGAGCTGCTCGCTCAGGCGGTTTCCCGGCGTGGTCGCCAAGACTCGGAGTAA
- the infC gene encoding translation initiation factor IF-3: MIIKREMRQDKRALPKPPINENITAREVRLIGADGQQIGVVSLDEALRQADEAKLDLVEISADAVPPVCRIMDYGKHLFEKKKQAAAAKKNQHQQQIKEIKFRPGTEEGDYQVKLRNLVRFLNEGDKAKVSLRFRGREMAHQELGMELLKRVENDLAEIGTVEQHPKLEGRQLMMVIAPKKRK; the protein is encoded by the coding sequence ATCATTATTAAGCGTGAAATGAGACAGGATAAGCGGGCTCTCCCGAAACCGCCGATCAACGAGAACATCACCGCCCGTGAGGTTCGTCTGATTGGTGCTGACGGTCAGCAGATTGGCGTGGTCTCCCTCGACGAGGCCCTCCGTCAAGCCGACGAGGCCAAGCTGGACCTGGTGGAAATTTCTGCTGATGCGGTGCCCCCTGTCTGCCGCATCATGGACTACGGCAAGCACCTCTTCGAGAAGAAGAAGCAAGCCGCTGCTGCGAAGAAGAACCAGCACCAGCAACAGATCAAAGAAATCAAGTTTCGTCCAGGGACGGAAGAAGGGGATTACCAGGTAAAACTACGCAACCTGGTACGTTTCCTTAATGAAGGGGACAAGGCCAAGGTATCGCTTCGATTCCGTGGTCGTGAGATGGCCCACCAGGAGCTGGGCATGGAGCTGTTGAAGCGGGTCGAAAACGACCTCGCCGAGATCGGCACCGTGGAACAGCATCCTAAGCTGGAAGGACGCCAGCTGATGATGGTCATCGCTCCCAAGAAGCGTAAATAA
- the rpmI gene encoding 50S ribosomal protein L35, which yields MPKMKTKSGAKKRFKVTAGGIKHKHAFKSHILTKMTTKRKRQLRGTSMLAASDVRRVARSLRLR from the coding sequence ATGCCAAAGATGAAAACCAAGAGTGGCGCCAAAAAGCGCTTCAAAGTGACTGCTGGTGGCATCAAGCACAAGCACGCTTTCAAGAGCCACATCCTGACCAAAATGACCACCAAGCGTAAGCGTCAGCTGCGCGGCACTTCGATGCTCGCTGCTTCCGACGTTCGCCGTGTAGCACGCTCCCTGCGTCTGCGTTGA
- the rplT gene encoding 50S ribosomal protein L20 — MARVKRGVIARRRHKKILKLAKGYYGARSRVFRVAKQAVIKAGQYAYRDRRQRKRQFRALWIARINAGARQNGLSYSRLIAGLKKAAIEIDRKVLADLAVNEKAAFTAIVEKAKASLA; from the coding sequence ATGGCTCGTGTTAAGCGTGGCGTGATTGCCCGTCGTCGTCACAAAAAGATTCTGAAGCTCGCAAAAGGCTACTACGGCGCGCGTTCGCGCGTGTTCCGCGTTGCCAAGCAGGCGGTAATCAAGGCTGGCCAATACGCCTACCGTGACCGTCGTCAGCGCAAGCGTCAGTTCCGCGCCCTGTGGATCGCCCGTATCAACGCTGGTGCTCGTCAGAACGGTCTGTCCTACAGCCGTCTGATCGCTGGCCTGAAAAAGGCGGCCATCGAGATCGACCGTAAGGTCCTGGCCGATCTGGCTGTGAACGAAAAAGCGGCGTTTACCGCAATTGTCGAGAAAGCGAAGGCCAGCCTGGCTTAA
- the pheS gene encoding phenylalanine--tRNA ligase subunit alpha — MENLDALVSQALDAVRNTEDVNALEQIRVHYLGKKGELTQVMKTLGDLPAEERPKVGALINVAKEKVQDVLNARKAELEGAALAAKLAAERIDVTLPGRGQSSGGLHPVTRTKERIEQCFTRIGYEVAEGPEVEDDYHNFEALNIPGHHPARAMHDTFYFNANMLLRTHTSPVQVRTMENQKPPIRIVCPGRVYRCDSDLTHSPMFHQVEGLLVDEDVSFADLKGTIEEFLRAFFEKEFSVRFRPSFFPFTEPSAEVDIQCVLCSGKGCRVCKQTGWLEVMGCGMVHPDVLRMSGIDPEKYQGFAFGMGIERLAMLRYGVNDLRLFFDNDLRFLGQFR; from the coding sequence ATGGAAAACCTGGACGCGCTGGTTTCGCAGGCCCTGGATGCCGTGCGAAACACCGAAGACGTCAACGCCCTGGAGCAGATCCGGGTTCACTACCTCGGCAAGAAAGGCGAGCTGACCCAGGTCATGAAGACCCTGGGCGACCTGCCGGCCGAAGAGCGCCCCAAGGTCGGCGCGCTGATCAACGTCGCCAAGGAAAAGGTTCAGGATGTGCTGAACGCCCGCAAGGCCGAGCTGGAGGGCGCCGCCCTCGCCGCCAAGCTGGCAGCCGAGCGCATCGACGTGACCCTGCCGGGCCGTGGCCAGTCCTCCGGCGGCCTGCACCCGGTCACCCGCACCAAGGAACGCATCGAGCAGTGCTTCACCCGCATCGGCTATGAAGTTGCCGAGGGTCCGGAAGTCGAAGACGACTACCACAACTTCGAAGCGCTCAACATTCCGGGTCACCACCCGGCTCGTGCCATGCACGACACCTTCTACTTCAATGCGAACATGCTGCTGCGCACCCATACCTCGCCGGTACAGGTCCGCACCATGGAAAACCAGAAGCCGCCGATTCGCATTGTCTGTCCGGGCCGCGTGTACCGCTGCGACTCCGACCTGACCCACTCGCCCATGTTCCACCAGGTCGAAGGCCTGCTGGTCGATGAGGACGTCAGCTTCGCCGACCTCAAGGGCACCATCGAAGAATTCCTCCGCGCCTTCTTCGAGAAGGAATTCTCCGTCCGCTTCCGTCCGTCCTTCTTCCCCTTCACCGAACCTTCGGCGGAAGTCGACATCCAGTGCGTGCTCTGCAGCGGCAAGGGTTGCCGCGTCTGCAAGCAGACCGGCTGGCTGGAAGTCATGGGTTGCGGCATGGTCCACCCCGACGTGCTGCGTATGTCCGGCATCGACCCCGAGAAATACCAGGGCTTCGCCTTCGGCATGGGTATCGAGCGCCTGGCCATGCTGCGCTATGGCGTGAACGACTTGCGCCTGTTCTTCGACAACGATCTGCGGTTCCTCGGCCAGTTCCGCTAG